Proteins encoded together in one uncultured Desulfosarcina sp. window:
- a CDS encoding AMP-binding protein, which translates to MKQTVMERFEQTVAAHGDQPALKHKRDGRWETITWKDYQAHVLNTAKAFMALGLEAGKAVNILANNCPQWFISDLAAIFAGAVPGGIYTTSSPEQCLYIAQHSEANIVVVEDGAQLKKFEGLWADLPDLKAIVMMNGSDDDPRVVAWSDLPELAAGVADAALKQRMDVQSPDSCCTLIYTSGTTGNPKGVMITHDNIVWTARKVAETVDGDHRDHVISYLPLSHIAEQMVSLVVPMTMGCTAWFAESLDQLGDNLQEVRPSIFLGVPRVWEKIQAKVAAAGADNPPLKKKIAAWARKQGLAGGYAHQNGRPRPRLYPLADKLVFSKVRQRLGLDRCRIFFSTAAPIAEDTLEFFMSLGIPITEIYGMSECTGPTTVSLPQPGRYRTGWAGPAMIGTELRLGEYDEILMRGRHVFKGYYKNEAATRDTIDEEGWLHSGDVGRIDDKGFLKVTDRMKELIITAGGENIPPQVLESKLKAIPVINQVVVIGDRRKYVSALLTLDPAKVVLTAEEAGSPATSVDEAAACERFKAYLQARVDAVNATLPRPWTIKRFVVLPKELSIENGELTPTMKLKRRIIKANYAEEIDGMYAGA; encoded by the coding sequence ATGAAACAGACGGTCATGGAACGATTCGAGCAGACGGTTGCCGCCCACGGAGATCAGCCGGCGTTAAAGCATAAACGCGACGGCCGGTGGGAGACGATTACCTGGAAGGACTACCAAGCCCACGTTCTGAACACAGCCAAGGCGTTCATGGCCCTGGGCCTGGAGGCCGGCAAAGCGGTCAATATCCTGGCGAACAATTGTCCGCAGTGGTTTATCAGCGATCTGGCGGCTATTTTTGCTGGCGCCGTTCCCGGCGGCATCTACACGACCAGTTCTCCGGAACAGTGCCTGTATATCGCCCAGCACAGCGAAGCCAATATTGTCGTGGTGGAGGATGGGGCGCAGTTGAAAAAATTCGAAGGATTGTGGGCCGATCTCCCCGATTTGAAAGCCATCGTGATGATGAACGGCTCCGATGACGACCCGCGGGTGGTTGCCTGGAGCGATCTGCCCGAACTGGCTGCCGGGGTTGCCGATGCCGCCCTGAAGCAGCGGATGGATGTCCAGTCTCCCGATTCCTGCTGCACACTGATCTATACGTCCGGCACCACCGGCAATCCCAAAGGCGTCATGATCACCCACGACAATATCGTCTGGACGGCCAGAAAAGTGGCGGAGACCGTTGACGGCGACCACCGCGACCATGTGATCAGCTACCTTCCTTTAAGCCATATTGCCGAACAGATGGTCAGCCTGGTCGTGCCGATGACGATGGGATGCACCGCCTGGTTTGCCGAAAGCCTGGACCAGTTGGGCGACAACCTGCAGGAGGTCCGGCCGAGCATATTTCTCGGGGTGCCGCGGGTCTGGGAGAAGATCCAGGCCAAAGTGGCGGCGGCCGGGGCCGACAACCCGCCACTCAAAAAGAAGATTGCCGCCTGGGCCCGCAAACAGGGACTGGCCGGCGGCTACGCCCACCAGAACGGCCGGCCGCGGCCGCGGTTGTATCCCCTTGCGGACAAGCTCGTGTTTTCCAAGGTCCGCCAGCGGTTGGGGCTGGATCGCTGCCGCATCTTTTTTTCCACCGCCGCTCCCATCGCCGAGGACACCCTCGAGTTTTTCATGAGCCTGGGAATACCGATTACCGAGATATACGGCATGAGCGAGTGCACCGGCCCCACCACGGTCTCCCTGCCGCAGCCCGGGCGCTATCGCACCGGATGGGCCGGACCGGCCATGATCGGTACCGAGCTTCGACTTGGCGAGTACGACGAAATTTTGATGCGCGGCCGCCACGTTTTCAAAGGCTACTACAAGAACGAGGCGGCCACCCGCGATACGATCGACGAAGAGGGCTGGCTGCACTCCGGGGATGTAGGCCGGATCGACGACAAGGGCTTTTTGAAAGTCACCGACCGCATGAAAGAACTGATCATTACCGCGGGGGGAGAAAACATTCCTCCCCAGGTCCTGGAAAGCAAGCTCAAGGCGATTCCGGTCATCAACCAGGTGGTGGTCATCGGCGACCGGCGCAAGTATGTGTCGGCGCTGTTGACCCTGGATCCGGCCAAAGTGGTACTGACGGCGGAAGAGGCCGGCAGCCCTGCGACCAGTGTCGACGAGGCCGCTGCCTGCGAGCGGTTCAAGGCCTATTTACAGGCGCGGGTGGATGCGGTCAACGCCACGCTGCCCCGACCCTGGACGATCAAACGCTTCGTCGTCCTGCCCAAGGAACTGTCCATCGAAAACGGCGAACTGACGCCGACAATGAAGCTCAAGCGGCGGATAATCAAAGCCAACTATGCCGAGGAGATTGATGGCATGTATGCCGGGGCATAG
- a CDS encoding DUF362 domain-containing protein, with the protein METRHKVLIMRCDGYDPDVIGGIIKEGMEELGVVPTGKVLLKPNVVIAHPQLFPHAFTRKEFLDGAIWAAKARAENAMEIAVGERCGITMPTRWAFKNAGYPEVLKKHRTKAYYFDEVKQVPVNLESGAALRNTMFFPKPIAETDFLINLPKFKAHPWCRLTLSLKNFIGIQDDRHRLVDHNVFLEHKIADLQEAIQPKFIAIDAITAGQKMMLTPTPFHMGAIVMGTNSCAVDTVGCHMVHVDPEDLIHLKHASARGLGPMDIDEIEVSGDFPLEEVRERTKNFEFCLETIDKYFSDGTNLRCTVGKFPEKHSSDYCWGGCPGALQEAMHLFDAFHPDARQTIKKVHYVVGRVEGPIAFEKDEKILFAGNCTSWKGEINGKDVTIESSYKSPRAVDERKTKTNDMLVKTLATLWSCLRQRKSDYVRAKGCPVSVGDHVHYLSMLGKLKNVNFDPRIVVSLNVAYWKMRFFRAVNRWLTDG; encoded by the coding sequence ATGGAGACCAGGCACAAGGTATTGATCATGCGGTGCGATGGATATGACCCCGATGTCATCGGCGGGATCATAAAAGAGGGAATGGAAGAACTCGGTGTGGTGCCCACCGGAAAGGTGCTGTTGAAACCGAATGTGGTTATTGCTCACCCGCAGCTTTTTCCCCACGCCTTTACCCGAAAGGAATTTCTGGATGGCGCCATCTGGGCGGCGAAAGCCAGAGCTGAAAATGCCATGGAAATCGCCGTGGGCGAACGGTGCGGCATCACGATGCCCACCCGTTGGGCGTTCAAGAATGCAGGCTACCCAGAAGTGTTGAAGAAGCATCGAACCAAGGCCTACTATTTCGATGAGGTGAAGCAGGTCCCTGTGAATTTGGAAAGCGGCGCTGCGCTGAGAAATACCATGTTTTTCCCCAAGCCCATCGCAGAAACGGATTTCTTGATCAATCTGCCGAAGTTCAAGGCCCACCCGTGGTGCCGCCTGACATTGAGTTTGAAGAACTTCATCGGCATTCAGGACGACCGACACCGGCTGGTCGACCACAACGTTTTTCTCGAACATAAAATTGCGGACCTGCAGGAGGCGATTCAACCCAAATTCATCGCCATCGACGCCATCACCGCCGGGCAGAAAATGATGCTGACACCGACGCCCTTTCACATGGGCGCCATTGTTATGGGCACCAATTCATGTGCGGTGGATACCGTGGGCTGCCACATGGTTCACGTCGATCCTGAAGATCTGATCCATCTCAAACACGCTTCGGCCAGGGGGCTCGGTCCCATGGATATCGATGAGATCGAAGTTTCCGGCGATTTCCCGTTGGAAGAAGTCCGCGAGCGGACGAAGAATTTCGAGTTCTGCCTGGAGACCATCGACAAGTATTTTTCCGACGGAACGAATTTGCGATGCACGGTGGGGAAGTTTCCCGAAAAACATTCTTCCGACTATTGCTGGGGAGGATGCCCGGGCGCCTTGCAGGAGGCGATGCACCTGTTCGATGCCTTCCATCCGGACGCAAGGCAGACGATAAAGAAAGTCCATTATGTTGTCGGCAGGGTCGAAGGCCCCATTGCATTCGAAAAGGATGAGAAAATCCTGTTCGCCGGGAACTGTACCAGCTGGAAAGGGGAGATCAACGGCAAGGATGTGACGATCGAAAGCAGTTACAAGTCCCCGAGGGCGGTTGACGAAAGAAAAACCAAAACCAACGACATGCTGGTAAAGACCCTGGCAACCCTATGGAGCTGTTTGCGACAGAGGAAATCGGATTACGTTCGCGCCAAAGGCTGCCCCGTGTCCGTCGGCGATCATGTTCACTATCTTTCGATGCTCGGCAAGTTGAAAAACGTCAATTTCGATCCCAGGATCGTTGTTTCGTTGAATGTCGCCTACTGGAAGATGAGATTTTTTCGGGCGGTCAATCGCTGGCTGACGGATGGATAG
- a CDS encoding GGDEF domain-containing protein → MFDKLMPKDDVKQRIRMKRALQALGGAASQSLVSVILFFSGGFRLDLQGFILLMIFLWVGHLTIPILIRLDINRRFSDPSMTREMVNWAIFTLLVTVFFMDHYRSLMLMYFPIILLYGAFSMTPNQYRATAAVMILGYVTVIFTLCQLHPNQFKIEEEFVAALVFALVIVAFSFVSNEISLLRKKLYRRNTELAKAIEKIEHMAITDELTGLTNRRHMMHMLRRQKAVADRGGNGFCVCFFDLDRFKSINDRMGHHVGDVVLKRFSSEVRSQLRDSDMFARFGGEEFVLLANGVDLERATIAADRIRKAIEALRFKDVAPDLTVTVSGGVAQFQSKEKIEALLSRADQALYSAKGKGGNCIKAEPTFDVDGLSFPN, encoded by the coding sequence TTGTTCGACAAGTTGATGCCAAAAGATGACGTGAAACAGCGGATCCGCATGAAACGAGCGCTCCAGGCCCTGGGCGGGGCTGCGAGCCAGTCGCTGGTATCTGTTATTTTGTTTTTTTCAGGGGGGTTCAGGCTTGATTTGCAAGGATTCATCCTCCTGATGATATTTTTATGGGTGGGTCATCTGACGATTCCAATATTGATTCGCCTGGATATCAACCGGCGCTTCTCCGATCCCAGCATGACCCGGGAAATGGTGAACTGGGCGATTTTTACGCTGTTGGTCACCGTTTTTTTTATGGACCATTACCGCTCCCTCATGCTGATGTATTTTCCCATCATCCTTTTATACGGGGCTTTCAGCATGACCCCGAACCAATACAGAGCCACGGCAGCGGTAATGATCTTAGGATATGTCACCGTCATTTTCACGCTCTGTCAGCTGCACCCAAATCAATTTAAGATCGAAGAAGAATTCGTCGCCGCTCTCGTTTTTGCCTTGGTCATCGTTGCATTTTCTTTTGTGAGTAATGAGATCAGCCTGCTTAGAAAAAAGTTGTACCGGCGCAATACGGAACTCGCAAAGGCCATCGAAAAAATAGAACACATGGCCATCACGGACGAGCTTACCGGTTTAACCAACAGACGACATATGATGCATATGCTCAGGAGACAGAAGGCAGTCGCTGATCGCGGCGGCAACGGTTTTTGTGTTTGCTTTTTCGACTTGGACCGCTTCAAAAGCATCAATGACAGGATGGGCCATCACGTCGGCGATGTCGTACTCAAACGTTTTTCATCCGAGGTTCGGTCACAATTGCGGGATTCAGACATGTTTGCCCGTTTTGGAGGGGAAGAATTCGTCCTCTTGGCCAATGGTGTTGACCTTGAACGTGCAACCATAGCAGCCGATCGAATCCGCAAGGCCATTGAAGCGCTCAGGTTCAAGGATGTAGCGCCGGACTTGACGGTAACCGTATCCGGTGGGGTGGCGCAATTCCAGAGCAAAGAAAAAATCGAAGCGCTTCTGTCCCGCGCTGACCAGGCTTTGTATTCAGCAAAAGGCAAAGGAGGAAATTGTATTAAAGCTGAACCGACATTTGATGTTGACGGCCTGTCTTTCCCCAACTAA